Proteins encoded by one window of Salvia splendens isolate huo1 chromosome 5, SspV2, whole genome shotgun sequence:
- the LOC121801923 gene encoding alpha,alpha-trehalose-phosphate synthase [UDP-forming] 1-like produces the protein MSGNKCNGNSQVLSTRIGRLLRARELKKNNRNDGSSIPEIDVSRNSHVNVDQYPETAAQNFIDEWERPDGKPTKQRLLVVANRLPVSAVRRGEDSWSLEISAGGLVSALLGVTEFEARWIGWAGVNVPDEVGKKALTAALAEKKCIPVFLDEEIVHQYYNGYCNNILWPLFHYLGLPQEDRLATTRSFQSQFEAYQKANQMFADVVNNHYEEGDVVWCHDYHLMFLPKYLKEYNNKMKVGWFLHTPFPSSEIHRTLPSRSELLRAVLMADLVGFHTYDYARHFVSACTRILGLEGTPEGVEDQGRLTRVAAFPIGIDSERFMRALEMPGVQENIKELKERFCGRKVMLGVDRLDMIKGIPQKILAFEKFLEENPYWCDKVVLLQIAVPTRTDVPEYQKLTSQVHEIVGRINGKFGTLTAVPIHHLDRSLDFPALCALYAVTDVALVTSLRDGMNLVSYEFVACQDSKRGVLILSEFAGAAQSLGAGAILVNPWNITEVAAAIDQALNMPAEEREKRHRHNFEHVTTHTAQQWAEFFVSELNDTVIEAQQRIRKVPPPLEFNDAIGRYLQSNKRLLILGFNATLTEIVDTPGRRGDQIKEMELKLHPELRKPLASLCEDPNTIVVVLSGSERSVLDENFGDYKMWLAAENGMFLRSTEKGKEQWMTTMPEHLNMDWVDSVKHVLEYFTERTPRSHFERRETLLVWNYKYSDSEFGRLQARDMLQHLWTGPISNSSVDVVQGSRTVEVRAVGVTKGAAIDRILGEIVHSKAITTPIDFVMCVGHFFGKDEDVYTFFEPELPPDNLAFSRCKASEVAKRQAPPARPHPNADKKSASSRRASPENTCLNVLDLKKDNYFSVAVGRTRTNARYLLNNSDDVVSLLKELAEAAATYSSH, from the exons ATGTCTGGCAACAAGTGTAACGGAAACTCACAAGTGCTCAGCACCCGAATTGGAAGGCTCTTGAGAGCGAGAGAGCTGAAAAAGAACAACAGGAATGATGGCAGCTCCATTCCTGAGATAGATGTATCAAGGAATTCCCATGTCAATGTGGACCAGTATCCAGAAACTGCTGCTCAGAATTTTATCGATGAGTGGGAAAGGCCCGATGGGAAACCGACCAAACAGAGGTTGCTAGTGGTTGCCAATAGGCTGCCTGTGTCTGCAGTCAGGCGGGGCGAAGATTCGTGGTCGTTGGAGATAAGCGCAGGCGGTCTAGTTAGTGCTCTTTTGG GGGTGACGGAGTTCGAGGCAAGATGGATTGGTTGGGCCGGTGTGAATGTGCCAGATGAGGTCGGGAAGAAGGCACTCACTGCAGCTCTGGCTGAGAAG AAGTGTATTCCTGTCTTCCTTGATGAGGAGATTGTTCATCAGTATTACAATGGCTACTGCAACAATATACTGTGGCCTCTGTTCCATTATCTTGGACTCCCACAAGAGGACCGTCTTGCAACCACGAGGAGTTTCCAGTCGCAGTTTGAAGCATACCAGAAGGCAAACCAGATGTTTGCCGATGTAGTGAACAATCATTATGAGGAGGGTGATGTTGTTTGGTGTCACGACTACCACCTCATGTTTCTACCAAAATATCTCAAGGAGTATAACAATAAGATGAAAGTTGGATGGTTTCTTCACACCCCGTTTCCATCATCTGAAATCCACCGTACTTTGCCATCCCGGTCTGAACTTCTACGTGCAGTTCTGATGGCTGATTTAGTGGG ATTCCATACATATGATTATGCAAGACATTTTGTGAGTGCTTGCACTCGTATTCTTGGACTTGAAGGTACTCCTGAAGGTGTAGAGGATCAAGGTAGACTTACTCGTGTAGCTGCG TTTCCAATAGGAATTGATTCAGAAAGGTTCATGCGGGCTCTAGAAATGCCTGGAGTCCAGGAGAATATTAAAGAATTGAAAGAGAGATTTTGTGGAAGAAAG GTAATGCTGGGTGTGGACCGTCTCGATATGATAAAAGGAATACCTCAAAAGATACTAGCTTTTGAGAAATTTCTGGAGGAAAACCCATACTGGTGTGATAAAGTGGTATTGCTTCAAATTGCTGTGCCAACAAGAACCGATGTTCCTGAAT ATCAAAAACTTACGAGCCAAGTTCATGAAATTGTTGGACGAATCAACGGAAAATTTGGAACTCTGACTGCTGTTCCTATTCATCATCTG GATCGTTCTCTTGACTTTCCTGCGCTGTGTGCATTGTATGCTGTCACTG ATGTAGCACTTGTCACTTCTTTGCGGGATGGAATGAATCTCGTCAGCTATGAGTTTGTGGCATGTCAAGATTCCAAGCGGGGGGTTCTCATCCTCAGCGAA TTTGCTGGAGCAGCACAGTCTCTTGGTGCTGGCGCAATTCTCGTGAATCCGTGGAACATTACGGAAGTCGCTGCAGCAATAGACCAGGCTTTGAATATGCCTGCTGAAGAAAGAGAGAAACGCCATAGGCATAACTTTGAGCATGTCACAACTCATACTGCTCAGCAGTGGGCTGAATTCTTTGTAAG TGAACTCAATGATACTGTTATTGAAGCTCAGCAGAGAATAAGAAAAGTTCCGCCCCCTCTTGAATTCAATGATGCCATCGGCCGTTACTTGCAGTCTAACAAACGATTACTCATACTG GGTTTCAATGCTACACTTACGGAGATAGTGGACACGCCAGGGAGAAGGGGAGATCAGATCAAAGAAATGGAATTAAAACTGCATCCTGAGTTGAGGAAGCCTCTGGCATCGCTTTGCGAGGATCCAAACACTATAGTCGTGGTGCTTAGTGGAAGCGAAAGATCCGTCCTTGACGAG AACTTTGGGGATTACAAAATGTGGTTGGCAGCTGAAAACGGGATGTTCCTGCGATCAACAGAGAAGGGAAAGGAGCAATGGATGACGACGATGCCGGAGCACTTGAATATGGATTGGGTTGACAGTGTGAAG CATGTGCTCGAGTACTTCACTGAACGAACACCGAGATCACATTTTGAACGCCGGGAGACTTTGCTCGTATGGAACTACAAGTATTCAG ATTCTGAATTCGGAAGGCTGCAAGCTAGAGACATGCTGCAGCATCTGTGGACGGGTCCGATCTCCAACTCGTCGGTGGACGTGGTCCAAGGCAGCCGCACGGTGGAGGTGCGAGCAGTTGGTGTGACAAAG GGAGCAGCCATTGACCGTATACTGGGAGAGATCGTACACAGTAAAGCCATCACTACTCCGATAGACTTCGTCATGTGCGTCGGCCATTTCTTCGGAAAG GATGAGGATGTGTACACATTTTTCGAGCCAGAGCTTCCACCCGATAACTTGGCTTTTTCGAGATGCAAGGCGAGCGAGGTGGCGAAGAGGCAAGCTCCGCCAGCGAGGCCTCACCCCAACGCCGACAAGAAATCAGCGAGCAGCAGACGGGCGTCGCCGGAAAACACTTGTTTGAATGTGCTTGATCTGAAAAAGGACAACTACTTCTCGGTGGCGGTGGGGCGGACGCGCACAAACGCGCGCTATCTTCTCAACAACTCCGACGACGTCGTATCGCTCCTCAAGGAGTTGGCGGAGGCAGCAGCCACATACTCTTCACATTGA